One genomic segment of Mycolicibacterium psychrotolerans includes these proteins:
- a CDS encoding amino acid ABC transporter ATP-binding protein, producing the protein MNQLVPEAATESKGAVKIRIEGLKKSFGDLVVLDGITTTVKEGEVVCVIGPSGSGKSTFLRCLNKLEDITGGTVVIDEFDLTDKKIDLDKVRQRIGMVFQHFNLFPHMTVIDNVTLAPLMTKKMDKAAAEKRAMELLTQVGLAEKAHVKPATLSGGQKQRVAIARALAMNPSIMLFDEATSALDPEMVGDVLEVLRTLAAEGMTMVVVTHEMGFAREVASRVVFMADGNIVEDDTPAEVFDHPKHPRLQDFLSKVL; encoded by the coding sequence ATGAACCAGCTCGTCCCCGAAGCCGCGACGGAATCGAAGGGCGCGGTGAAGATTCGCATCGAGGGGCTGAAGAAGTCATTCGGTGACCTGGTGGTGCTCGACGGCATCACCACGACGGTCAAGGAGGGCGAAGTCGTCTGCGTGATCGGGCCGTCCGGCTCGGGCAAGTCGACCTTCCTGCGGTGCCTCAACAAGCTCGAGGACATCACCGGCGGCACGGTGGTCATCGACGAGTTCGATCTCACCGACAAGAAGATCGACCTCGACAAGGTGCGTCAGCGCATCGGCATGGTGTTCCAGCACTTCAACCTGTTCCCGCACATGACGGTGATCGACAACGTCACGCTGGCACCGCTGATGACCAAGAAGATGGACAAAGCCGCCGCCGAGAAGCGGGCCATGGAACTGCTGACCCAGGTGGGTCTGGCCGAGAAGGCGCACGTCAAACCCGCGACGCTGTCCGGTGGGCAGAAGCAGCGGGTGGCCATCGCCCGGGCGCTGGCGATGAACCCGTCGATCATGTTGTTCGACGAGGCGACCAGCGCCTTGGATCCGGAGATGGTCGGCGACGTGCTGGAGGTGCTGCGCACGCTGGCCGCCGAAGGCATGACGATGGTGGTGGTCACCCACGAGATGGGCTTCGCGCGCGAGGTGGCCTCGCGGGTGGTCTTCATGGCCGACGGGAACATCGTCGAGGACGACACGCCCGCCGAGGTGTTCGACCATCCCAAACACCCACGGCTGCAGGACTTCCTGTCGAAGGTGCTGTAG
- a CDS encoding nitroreductase family deazaflavin-dependent oxidoreductase, which produces MTEQPQLSPTDWVREQTERILAQGTTDGVQVYDRPVVLFTTTGAKSGQKRYVPLMRVEENGKYAMIASKGGDPKHPSWYHNVKINPTVTVQDGEQVKTMTARELSGEEREHWWGLAVENYPPYAEYQTKTDRQIPVFIVE; this is translated from the coding sequence GTGACCGAGCAACCGCAGCTGAGCCCCACCGATTGGGTCCGCGAGCAGACCGAACGCATCCTGGCGCAGGGCACCACCGATGGCGTGCAGGTGTACGACCGTCCCGTGGTCCTGTTCACCACCACCGGGGCCAAGTCCGGCCAGAAGCGCTACGTGCCGCTGATGCGCGTGGAGGAGAACGGCAAATACGCCATGATCGCCTCCAAGGGCGGCGATCCGAAGCACCCGTCGTGGTACCACAACGTCAAGATCAACCCCACCGTCACCGTGCAGGACGGTGAGCAGGTGAAGACCATGACCGCCCGCGAGCTCTCCGGTGAAGAGCGGGAGCACTGGTGGGGACTCGCGGTCGAGAACTACCCGCCGTATGCGGAGTACCAGACGAAGACCGATCGGCAGATCCCGGTCTTCATCGTGGAATAG
- a CDS encoding PE-PPE domain-containing protein, whose amino-acid sequence MATTLFAVAVAVLCGLASIVTSASATAGTALIMGGNSHPLSVPEDTPTFIKGYVGAAAADYLLPSGLCGPSCSLVAVYTPEQFRFVTGIFDMTFDESVAVGQANLDDCIRGAVCTVTFFPYTETVSQTVTGPSSVIFDYSESSTIASKQKLLLIAHPLAATVTFMMLANPSRPNGGILERFVGAYIPILGVTFSGATPTFSPQTAPLTTVDIARQYDGWADFPTNPLNLLSDANALMGTVLVHGNYFDVGAPQLQGQYQDTTYYLVPTAVAPLLTPLTWIPLVGKPLAIALDPAIRVLVETGYDRTINPGRPTPAQYRYVPNLFRAAKSFIMAMPTGWDDAISYITGDPGCRPFHTVKPATPYGVGGPPVYTGAVDPYGDPTPYLEPATSGTSKAPPVSERAQSADAERVPVDLEQTDGDLNDTPAVDAGESPLVAEHATSTHRSIDEPAADDTDEKKPATTDEHKTTWSEHEATSSDHDAATDVERDIRTSESTSSPADTDAADAAA is encoded by the coding sequence ATGGCAACGACGCTGTTCGCTGTCGCCGTCGCCGTGCTATGTGGGCTGGCCTCGATCGTCACGTCAGCGTCGGCGACCGCGGGCACCGCGCTCATCATGGGTGGCAACTCGCACCCGCTGAGCGTCCCGGAGGACACTCCCACGTTCATCAAAGGCTACGTCGGCGCGGCGGCAGCCGACTACCTCCTGCCCAGCGGGCTGTGTGGCCCATCGTGCTCGCTTGTCGCCGTCTACACTCCGGAACAGTTCAGGTTTGTGACCGGCATCTTCGACATGACGTTCGACGAGTCCGTAGCGGTCGGTCAAGCCAACCTCGACGACTGTATTCGCGGAGCCGTTTGTACCGTGACATTCTTCCCGTACACCGAGACCGTGTCGCAGACGGTAACGGGCCCCTCGTCGGTGATTTTCGACTACTCGGAGAGCTCTACGATCGCCAGCAAGCAAAAGCTGCTGCTCATCGCTCATCCCCTCGCAGCAACAGTCACCTTCATGATGCTGGCCAATCCCAGTCGGCCCAACGGGGGGATCCTTGAGCGCTTCGTCGGTGCGTACATCCCGATTCTCGGCGTGACGTTCAGCGGAGCCACGCCGACTTTCTCGCCGCAGACGGCACCGTTGACGACGGTGGACATCGCCCGTCAGTACGACGGCTGGGCCGATTTCCCCACCAATCCGCTGAACCTGCTGTCCGACGCCAATGCGCTCATGGGCACCGTTCTGGTGCACGGGAACTACTTCGACGTTGGAGCGCCTCAACTGCAGGGTCAGTACCAGGACACCACTTACTATTTGGTCCCCACGGCGGTCGCCCCGCTACTGACGCCGTTGACATGGATCCCACTGGTCGGCAAGCCGCTGGCGATCGCGCTTGATCCAGCGATCCGGGTTCTCGTCGAAACCGGCTATGACCGCACCATCAACCCGGGGCGACCGACCCCGGCGCAGTACCGCTACGTTCCAAATCTGTTTCGCGCGGCGAAGAGCTTCATCATGGCGATGCCGACGGGGTGGGACGACGCGATCAGCTACATCACTGGTGATCCCGGCTGCAGGCCGTTCCACACCGTGAAGCCGGCCACCCCCTATGGAGTCGGGGGGCCGCCGGTATACACCGGCGCGGTCGACCCTTACGGCGACCCCACTCCATACCTTGAGCCGGCTACCTCAGGGACGTCCAAGGCGCCGCCTGTGAGCGAACGCGCGCAGTCCGCGGACGCCGAACGGGTCCCAGTTGACCTGGAACAGACCGACGGGGACCTCAACGACACCCCCGCTGTGGACGCCGGCGAGTCGCCGCTCGTGGCAGAGCACGCGACATCGACGCATCGGTCGATCGATGAACCAGCCGCTGACGATACGGACGAGAAGAAACCGGCGACTACCGACGAGCACAAAACAACGTGGAGCGAGCACGAGGCAACGTCGAGCGACCACGACGCGGCCACCGACGTGGAGCGCGACATTCGGACGTCCGAGTCGACCTCGTCGCCGGCCGACACGGACGCGGCAGACGCCGCCGCATGA
- a CDS encoding M15 family metallopeptidase, whose amino-acid sequence MLNRMAGALAVCALLTAGAAVPPASAEPDPAAHPDLVSLTDVDPSISLDIRYATEHNFTGHRVDGYEAPMCLLARPAAEALRDAQRDFLGRGYSLKVYDCYRPQRAVDDFVAWARDLADQQMKPEFYPRVDKARLFADGYIAEKSGHSRASTVDLTLVALPTRPEPDYVAGEPLVDCAAPAGQRFADTSIDMGTGYDCFDTLAHTLDPRVQGSQLDNRLLLKTGLEQHGFENYDKEWWHFTLTPEAYPDTSFDVPVAPSSAQR is encoded by the coding sequence ATGCTCAACCGAATGGCGGGCGCACTCGCCGTCTGCGCGCTCCTCACAGCTGGCGCGGCTGTGCCACCGGCATCGGCTGAACCCGATCCCGCGGCGCACCCTGACCTCGTCTCGCTCACCGACGTCGATCCGTCGATCTCCCTCGACATCCGGTATGCCACCGAGCACAACTTCACCGGCCACCGGGTCGACGGCTACGAGGCACCGATGTGCCTTCTGGCCCGCCCGGCGGCCGAGGCGCTGCGCGACGCACAGCGAGACTTCCTCGGCCGCGGATACTCGCTGAAGGTGTACGACTGCTACCGCCCGCAACGTGCGGTCGACGACTTCGTCGCATGGGCGCGTGATCTGGCCGATCAACAGATGAAGCCGGAGTTCTACCCGCGGGTGGACAAAGCCCGCTTGTTCGCCGACGGTTACATCGCCGAGAAGTCGGGCCACAGCAGGGCTAGCACGGTCGATCTCACACTGGTCGCGCTTCCCACCCGCCCCGAACCGGATTATGTCGCCGGGGAACCGCTGGTCGATTGTGCTGCCCCTGCTGGACAGCGTTTCGCCGACACCAGCATCGACATGGGCACCGGATACGACTGCTTCGACACGCTGGCTCACACCCTGGATCCGCGCGTGCAGGGCAGCCAGCTGGACAATCGCCTGCTGCTCAAGACCGGGCTCGAACAGCACGGGTTCGAAAATTACGACAAGGAGTGGTGGCACTTCACGCTCACTCCGGAGGCCTACCCCGACACCTCGTTCGATGTCCCCGTCGCGCCATCGTCGGCGCAGCGCTGA
- a CDS encoding DUF427 domain-containing protein → MDAAPPPDYPQPAATRGRVEPVPRRVRGFLGGQTVFDTTAARYVWELPYYPQYYVPLSDVAAGFLVDENHPQRVQLGPSRTFALTGAGHTIPSAARVFDDGDGPVAGLVRFAWEALDWFEEDEPIYGHPRNPYARVDALRSHRHVAVAIGGVTVADTHSPVLLFETGLPTRYYIDRTDISFELLHPSVTQTLCPYKGVTSGYWSAEVNGTAHKDIAWTYHTPLPAVAPIANLVAFYNEKVDLTVDGAPLPRARTHFS, encoded by the coding sequence TTGGACGCCGCACCACCACCGGACTATCCGCAGCCCGCCGCCACGCGCGGCCGGGTGGAACCGGTACCGCGGCGGGTACGCGGATTCCTCGGCGGCCAAACGGTGTTCGACACCACCGCGGCGCGGTACGTCTGGGAGCTGCCGTACTACCCGCAGTACTACGTCCCGCTCTCCGATGTCGCGGCCGGCTTCCTGGTCGACGAGAACCATCCGCAGCGGGTGCAACTCGGCCCGTCGCGCACCTTCGCACTCACCGGCGCCGGGCACACCATCCCCTCGGCTGCGCGGGTGTTCGACGACGGTGACGGCCCGGTCGCCGGCCTGGTGCGGTTCGCCTGGGAGGCCCTGGACTGGTTCGAGGAGGACGAACCGATCTACGGCCATCCCCGCAACCCGTACGCAAGGGTCGACGCGCTGCGGTCCCATCGCCACGTCGCGGTCGCGATCGGCGGTGTCACGGTGGCCGACACCCACAGCCCCGTGCTGTTGTTCGAAACAGGCTTGCCCACAAGGTATTACATCGACCGGACCGACATCTCCTTCGAGTTGCTGCACCCGTCGGTGACGCAGACGCTGTGCCCGTACAAAGGCGTCACCTCCGGCTACTGGTCGGCCGAGGTGAACGGCACGGCGCACAAGGACATCGCCTGGACCTATCACACGCCGCTGCCCGCGGTGGCCCCGATCGCGAACCTGGTGGCGTTCTACAACGAGAAGGTGGATCTCACCGTGGACGGAGCACCGTTGCCGCGCGCGCGAACACACTTCAGCTGA
- a CDS encoding ClC family H(+)/Cl(-) exchange transporter gives MHPVTARGSLVIAVTAIVAGVVIGFIGGAFRWCLQTAERLRLDLVDWAHQLPGPAWLIPAAAAAAGAGLAALIVRWQPLAAGSGIQHVEAVYRGRARPPLIGLVLAKFVGGVLAIGSGLVLGREGPTVHMGAAIGAQAARRARLSDTDIRMMQTAVGGAGLAVAFNAPIAGVLFAVEEVTREFRMQMVLATTLASATAVGCTRLILGNHPDFAVATMAAPALAWLPLFLVFGVLTGLLGAVYNQTVLWFLDHVTAAARIPAIVKATAIGALVGLASFVVPLSVGDGQTLTQLLLGGHTLVLALVGGYLAIRFVAGPLCYSAALPGGLFAPLLAVGALWGVLFVGVFDLVWPHDATSLAIPMAIVGMAAFFSATVRAPVTGMVIVIEMTATTSVTVPMLGATAAAVLAAQLVGSPPIYDSLRERMMPESSAGGAPKDQDGQ, from the coding sequence ATGCATCCCGTGACCGCGCGCGGCTCGCTCGTCATCGCGGTGACCGCGATCGTCGCCGGAGTCGTCATCGGTTTCATCGGCGGCGCGTTCCGGTGGTGCCTGCAGACCGCCGAACGGCTCCGCCTGGACCTGGTCGACTGGGCCCATCAACTACCTGGCCCCGCCTGGTTGATTCCGGCGGCCGCCGCGGCCGCCGGAGCGGGCCTGGCCGCCCTGATCGTGCGCTGGCAGCCGCTGGCGGCGGGCAGCGGTATCCAGCACGTCGAGGCGGTGTACCGCGGCCGCGCGCGCCCACCGCTGATCGGACTGGTGCTCGCGAAGTTCGTCGGCGGCGTGCTCGCGATCGGGTCCGGACTCGTGCTCGGCCGCGAAGGTCCGACCGTGCACATGGGTGCCGCCATCGGCGCGCAGGCCGCCCGGCGCGCGCGTCTCAGTGACACCGACATCCGGATGATGCAGACCGCGGTGGGCGGCGCCGGCCTGGCCGTCGCCTTCAACGCGCCGATCGCGGGGGTTCTGTTCGCCGTCGAAGAGGTGACCAGAGAGTTCCGCATGCAGATGGTGCTGGCCACCACGCTGGCGTCGGCCACCGCCGTCGGCTGCACCCGGCTGATCCTGGGCAATCACCCCGACTTCGCGGTCGCGACGATGGCCGCTCCCGCGCTGGCTTGGCTGCCGCTGTTCCTGGTCTTCGGGGTGCTGACAGGCCTGCTCGGTGCGGTCTACAACCAGACGGTGCTGTGGTTCCTCGACCACGTCACCGCTGCCGCGCGTATCCCGGCCATCGTCAAGGCGACGGCGATCGGAGCTCTCGTCGGGCTGGCGAGCTTCGTGGTACCGCTGTCGGTCGGCGATGGCCAGACCCTCACCCAGCTGCTGCTGGGCGGTCACACCCTGGTGCTCGCACTCGTCGGGGGCTACCTTGCGATCCGCTTCGTCGCCGGTCCGCTGTGCTACTCGGCCGCGCTGCCCGGGGGCCTGTTCGCGCCGCTGCTCGCTGTCGGGGCGCTGTGGGGCGTGCTGTTCGTCGGCGTCTTCGACCTCGTGTGGCCCCACGACGCGACATCACTCGCGATCCCGATGGCCATCGTCGGGATGGCCGCGTTCTTCTCGGCGACGGTCCGCGCGCCGGTGACGGGCATGGTCATCGTCATCGAGATGACCGCCACGACATCCGTGACCGTGCCGATGCTGGGCGCCACCGCCGCCGCGGTGCTGGCCGCGCAACTGGTCGGGTCCCCGCCGATCTACGACAGCCTGCGCGAGCGCATGATGCCGGAAAGCTCAGCCGGCGGCGCGCCGAAAGATCAGGACGGGCAGTAG
- a CDS encoding DUF732 domain-containing protein, translating into MRGTVIMSAAVAAAGLATALAAPAIADPSDDVFITVLENEGIPFSSEENAINLASAVCDYVGAGQAPEQVAVEISEPAGWTVEQSGFFVGAATQTYCPS; encoded by the coding sequence ATGCGCGGCACAGTAATCATGTCAGCGGCCGTCGCCGCCGCCGGTCTGGCCACCGCACTGGCGGCCCCGGCCATCGCGGACCCGAGCGACGACGTCTTCATCACCGTGCTCGAGAACGAAGGCATCCCGTTCTCCAGCGAGGAGAACGCGATCAATCTCGCGTCGGCGGTCTGCGACTACGTCGGCGCCGGGCAGGCGCCCGAGCAAGTGGCGGTCGAGATCAGCGAGCCCGCCGGCTGGACGGTCGAGCAGAGCGGGTTCTTCGTCGGCGCGGCCACCCAGACCTACTGCCCGTCCTGA
- a CDS encoding wax ester/triacylglycerol synthase domain-containing protein — protein MNEFMRSSDAFTWSMESDPRLRSTVVTVLRLDRTPDWDDVRERFLRLSGELPMFRQKVVESPPPAPPRWQDCDEFDLDFHMRRIGAPGTGSFDSVLELARLAQMEDFDRARPLWKITLIEGLSDGGAAVVCTFHHALTDGVGGVQIAMALFGLTDLPPQSDAAGEVARQPLFGEYRDAARYSAGLVGGALAGVATQVPRLVYDGIRHPVQTLGSAAEMASSVYRVVRPVNQTGSPLMKRRTLTRRLDVLEIPMPPLREAAHRSGGALNDAFVAGVAGGLRIYHEKHDVAVGDLHLTMPISLRADDDAPGGNRITLMRFDVPVGVSDPGQRIRQIHERTDQVRHEKSLPHTQLIAGFLNRMPRWYIGSILRHVDFLASDVPGIPVPVTLGGANVQMQYAFGPTIGSAVNVTLLTYVDTCALGIDVDTGAIPDVDLFTECLRAGFDEVLALAAD, from the coding sequence ATGAATGAATTCATGCGCAGCAGCGACGCGTTCACCTGGTCGATGGAAAGCGATCCACGACTGAGGTCGACAGTGGTCACGGTCCTCCGCCTGGACCGGACGCCGGACTGGGACGACGTCCGTGAACGGTTTCTCCGGCTCAGCGGCGAATTGCCGATGTTCCGGCAGAAGGTGGTGGAGTCACCCCCGCCGGCGCCGCCGCGCTGGCAGGACTGCGACGAATTCGATCTCGACTTCCACATGCGCCGCATCGGCGCCCCCGGGACGGGATCGTTCGACAGTGTTCTGGAACTGGCCCGGCTGGCGCAGATGGAGGACTTCGACCGGGCCCGGCCGCTGTGGAAGATCACGTTGATCGAGGGTCTCTCCGACGGTGGGGCCGCCGTGGTCTGCACGTTCCACCACGCGCTGACCGACGGGGTGGGCGGAGTGCAGATCGCGATGGCGCTGTTCGGGCTCACCGACCTTCCGCCGCAGTCCGACGCCGCCGGCGAGGTGGCGCGCCAGCCGCTGTTCGGCGAGTACAGGGACGCGGCGCGCTACAGCGCCGGGCTGGTCGGGGGAGCCCTTGCGGGGGTGGCGACCCAGGTGCCGCGGCTGGTCTACGACGGAATCCGGCACCCGGTGCAGACCCTGGGCTCTGCCGCCGAGATGGCCTCGTCGGTCTACCGCGTAGTGCGGCCCGTGAACCAGACGGGCTCGCCGCTGATGAAGCGGCGGACACTCACGCGCCGCCTCGACGTGCTCGAGATCCCGATGCCGCCGTTGCGGGAGGCGGCCCACCGCAGCGGAGGCGCCCTCAACGACGCGTTCGTCGCGGGGGTGGCCGGAGGCCTGCGCATCTACCACGAGAAACACGATGTCGCCGTCGGTGATCTGCACCTGACGATGCCGATCAGCCTGCGGGCCGATGACGACGCACCCGGCGGGAACCGGATCACGCTGATGCGGTTCGACGTTCCGGTCGGCGTCAGCGACCCCGGACAGCGCATCCGGCAGATCCACGAGAGAACCGACCAGGTGCGTCACGAGAAGTCGCTGCCCCACACCCAGCTGATCGCCGGATTCCTCAACCGGATGCCGCGCTGGTACATCGGCTCGATCCTGCGGCACGTGGACTTCCTGGCCAGCGACGTGCCGGGGATCCCGGTACCCGTCACGCTGGGCGGGGCGAACGTGCAGATGCAGTATGCGTTCGGGCCGACGATCGGCTCGGCCGTCAACGTCACGCTGCTGACCTACGTCGACACCTGCGCGCTGGGCATCGACGTCGACACCGGGGCGATCCCCGATGTCGACCTGTTCACCGAGTGCCTGCGGGCCGGCTTCGACGAGGTACTCGCGCTGGCCGCGGACTGA
- a CDS encoding flavin monoamine oxidase family protein, with product MGDADYIVIGAGFAGLTAALRLTQAGHSVLVMEARDRPGGRTFTEVGVDNSYIDHGGTWIGPGQDRIHGLMAEFGVPSYKQYVDGESMMLVDGKIYRYGGTIPWSMRPWVSGNLATAFLELRRMCASIPVEAPWEAARARRWDATTLAQWLERHVPVRRARSLLEMALAGSYTSAATELSLLFVVYQLASAGGPDFVLGVEGAAEDARPVGGMGALYHQMAARVADGLCLRAPARSISQDRAGVTVRCDGREVRGSRVIVSVPIAIAGQIIYEPALPADRSLLHQRMPSGAVLKCHALYDEPFWRADGLTGQSAAPETAAAVTIDAGMHQGGPGVLAIVNEGPTARRLTRMAPADREAAITEALAHRFGPNALVPERFTQQDWTVERYSGGGMISHAPPGVLTEFGHALRPPCGRIHWAGTETSAVMYGFVDGAVRSGERAAREVLAADAVA from the coding sequence ATGGGGGACGCGGATTACATCGTCATCGGCGCGGGGTTCGCCGGCCTCACCGCCGCGTTGCGACTCACCCAGGCCGGACATTCGGTGCTCGTCATGGAGGCGCGGGACCGGCCGGGAGGCCGCACCTTCACCGAAGTAGGGGTCGACAACAGCTACATCGACCACGGCGGCACCTGGATCGGTCCGGGCCAGGACCGGATTCATGGGCTGATGGCCGAATTCGGCGTCCCGTCGTACAAGCAGTACGTCGACGGGGAGTCGATGATGCTCGTCGACGGCAAGATCTACCGTTACGGCGGCACGATTCCCTGGTCCATGCGCCCGTGGGTGTCGGGTAACCTCGCCACCGCGTTTCTGGAACTGCGCAGGATGTGCGCGTCGATCCCCGTGGAAGCGCCGTGGGAAGCGGCCAGGGCGAGGCGATGGGACGCGACGACGCTCGCGCAGTGGCTGGAGCGCCATGTACCGGTTCGGCGGGCGCGGAGTCTGCTCGAGATGGCGCTCGCGGGTTCCTACACGTCGGCGGCCACGGAGCTCTCCCTGTTGTTCGTGGTGTACCAGCTGGCCAGCGCGGGCGGACCGGATTTCGTGCTGGGGGTGGAGGGCGCAGCCGAGGACGCGCGCCCGGTCGGGGGTATGGGCGCGCTGTACCACCAGATGGCCGCCCGCGTGGCCGACGGACTTTGCCTGCGCGCCCCCGCCCGATCGATCAGTCAGGATCGCGCGGGCGTCACCGTGCGGTGCGACGGCCGGGAGGTTCGGGGGTCCCGGGTCATCGTCTCGGTACCGATAGCCATCGCCGGGCAGATCATCTACGAGCCGGCGCTTCCGGCGGACCGGTCCCTGCTGCACCAGCGGATGCCCTCGGGCGCGGTCCTCAAATGCCACGCCCTCTACGACGAACCGTTCTGGCGCGCCGACGGCCTCACCGGGCAGTCGGCAGCACCCGAGACCGCCGCCGCGGTCACCATCGACGCGGGTATGCACCAGGGCGGGCCCGGAGTGCTGGCCATCGTGAACGAGGGCCCGACAGCCCGCAGGCTGACCAGGATGGCTCCGGCCGACCGGGAAGCCGCCATCACCGAAGCGCTGGCGCACCGCTTCGGACCGAATGCCCTTGTCCCCGAGCGTTTCACGCAGCAGGACTGGACGGTGGAGCGGTACTCCGGCGGAGGGATGATCAGCCATGCGCCACCGGGTGTACTGACCGAGTTCGGGCATGCGCTTCGACCACCCTGCGGGCGTATCCACTGGGCAGGCACCGAGACGTCGGCGGTGATGTACGGCTTCGTCGACGGAGCTGTCCGCTCAGGCGAGCGCGCGGCACGCGAAGTGCTCGCCGCCGACGCCGTGGCGTGA
- a CDS encoding TMEM165/GDT1 family protein codes for MIAALLLSFAVIFVAELGDKSQLMAMMFALRYRWWVVLTAILAATTAVHVLSVAIGHYLGAALPTHLLGLLAGAMFVFFGLWTLRGDSLSDDEASRVQRATAPAFFVVTSAFMLAELGDKTMLATITLAADNDWLGVWIGSTIGMVAADALAILVGAVAGKHLPERFIQIGAAGLFVLFGAFMVIENVFPAAPVLLVAGCAVAIVAVLGATLRALPERLRPSVLRSVRHVPAHASEPVPQGSTGVRD; via the coding sequence GTGATCGCCGCCTTGCTGTTGAGCTTCGCCGTGATCTTCGTGGCCGAGCTGGGCGACAAGAGCCAGTTGATGGCGATGATGTTCGCACTGCGGTATCGCTGGTGGGTGGTGCTGACCGCAATCCTCGCAGCGACCACCGCGGTACACGTGCTGTCCGTCGCGATCGGGCACTACCTCGGCGCGGCGCTGCCCACCCATCTCCTGGGCCTGCTGGCCGGCGCGATGTTCGTGTTCTTCGGGCTGTGGACCCTGCGCGGTGACTCGCTCAGCGACGATGAGGCCTCGCGTGTCCAGCGTGCCACCGCCCCCGCGTTCTTCGTCGTGACCTCGGCGTTCATGCTCGCCGAGCTCGGCGACAAGACCATGCTCGCCACCATCACGCTGGCCGCGGACAACGACTGGTTGGGGGTTTGGATCGGTTCGACCATCGGCATGGTCGCCGCCGACGCACTCGCCATCCTGGTGGGCGCCGTGGCGGGCAAGCACCTCCCCGAGCGGTTCATCCAGATCGGGGCCGCCGGACTGTTCGTGCTCTTCGGCGCGTTCATGGTGATCGAGAACGTCTTCCCTGCCGCTCCGGTGCTGTTGGTCGCCGGCTGCGCCGTGGCGATCGTGGCCGTGCTGGGCGCGACGCTGCGTGCGCTGCCCGAGCGGCTGCGCCCGTCCGTGCTGCGGTCCGTCCGCCACGTGCCGGCCCACGCGTCGGAGCCGGTGCCGCAGGGCTCGACGGGCGTGCGGGACTGA